A single window of Canis lupus familiaris isolate Mischka breed German Shepherd chromosome 7, alternate assembly UU_Cfam_GSD_1.0, whole genome shotgun sequence DNA harbors:
- the SLC30A1 gene encoding zinc transporter 1 — protein sequence MGCWGRNRGRLVCMLLLTFMFMVLEVVVSQVTSSLAMLSDSFHMLSDVLALVVALVAERFARRTHATQKNTFGWIRAEVMGALVNAIFLTGLCFAILLEAIERFIEPHEMQQPLVVLGVGVAGLLVNVMGLCLFHHHSGFGNDSGHGHSHGGHGHGLPKGARGKGGRAGAGDDSETPGEQRPDAEETNTLVSNSSNSNGLKLERPDPEKSRNDAVEVQVNGNLIRESDHVELEDDDKAAQLNMRGVFLHVFGDALGSVIVVVNALVFYFSWRGCPEGEFCVNPCIPDPCKAFVEIINSTHATVHEAGPCWVLYLDPTLCIVMVCILLYTTYPLLKESALILLQTVPKQIDIKNLIKELRDVEGVEEVHELHVWQLAGSRIIATAHIKCEDPTSYMQVAKIIKDVFHNHGIHATTIQPEFASVGSKSSVVPCELACRTQCALKQCCGTRPQAPSGKDAEKAPTVSISCLELSDNLEKKPRRTKVESIPAVVIEIKKMPNKQPESSL from the exons ATGGGGTGCTGGGGTCGCAACCGGGGCCGGCTGGTGTGCATGCTGCTGCTGACCTTCATGTTCATGGTGCTCGAGGTGGTGGTGAGCCAGGTGACCTCGTCCCTGGCGATGCTCTCCGACTCCTTCCACATGCTGTCGGACGTGCTGGCGCTGGTGGTGGCGCTGGTGGCCGAGCGCTTCGCCCGGCGGACCCACGCCACCCAGAAGAACACGTTCGGCTGGATCCGGGCCGAGGTGATGGGGGCCCTGGTGAACGCCATCTTCCTGACCGGCCTCTGCTTCGCCATCCTGCTGGAGGCCATCGAGCGCTTCATCGAGCCGCACGAGATGCAGCAGCCGCTGGTGGTCCTCGGGGTCGGCGTGGCCGGGCTGCTGGTCAACGTGATGGGGCTGTGCCTCTTCCACCATCACAGCGGCTTCGGCAACGACTCGGGCCACGGCCACTCGCACGGGGGGCACGGCCACGGCCTCCCCAAGGGGGCCCGCGGCAAGGGCGGCCGCGCCGGGGCCGGCGACGACAGCGAGACCCCGGGCGAGCAGAGGCCCGACGCGGAGGAGACCAACACGCTGGTGTCCAACAGCAGCAACTCCAACGGGCTGAAACTGGAGCGGCCAG aTCCAGAAAAGTCTAGAAATGATGCAGTGGAAGTACAAGTGAATGGGAATCTTATCAGAGAATCTGACCATGTGGAATTGGAAGATGACGATAAGGCTGCACAACTTAACATGCGTGGAGTTTTTCTGCATGTCTTTGGAGATGCTTTGGGTTCAGTGATTGTAGTAGTAAATGCCTTGGTCTTTTACTTTTCTTGGAGGGGTTGTCCTGAAGGGGAGTTTTGTGTGAATCCATGTATCCCTGACCCCTGCAAAGCATTTGTAGAAATAATTAATAGTACTCATGCAACAGTTCATGAGGCTGGTCCTTGCTGGGTGCTATATTTAGATCCAACTCTTTGCATTGTAATGGTTTGTATACTTCTTTACACAACTTATCCATTACTTAAGGAATCTGCTCTAATTCTTCTGCAAACTGTTCCTAAACAAATTGATATCAAAAATTTGATAAAAGAACTTCGAGATGTTGAAGGAGTTGAGGAAGTTCATGAATTACATGTCTGGCAACTTGCTGGAAGCAGAATCATTGCCACTGCTCACATAAAATGTGAAGACCCGACATCCTACATGCAGGTGGCCAAAATCATTAAAGACGTTTTTCATAATCACGGAATTCACGCTACTACCATTCAGCCTGAATTTGCTAGCGTAGGCTCTAAATCAAGTGTAGTCCCGTGTGAACTTGCCTGCAGAACTCAGTGTGCTTTGAAGCAGTGTTGTGGGACACGGCCACAAGCCCCTTCTGGAAAGGATGCAGAAAAGGCCCCAACAGTTAGCATTTCTTGTCTAGAACTTAGCGACAATCTAGAGAAGAAGCCCCGGAGGACTAAAGTTGAAAGCATCCCTGCTGTTGtgatagagattaaaaaaatgccAAACAAACAACCTGAATCATCTTTGTGA